DNA sequence from the Glycine soja cultivar W05 chromosome 18, ASM419377v2, whole genome shotgun sequence genome:
TGTAGGGATCACTTCTAGAAGTGTCAGCAGGAGTGGCCATGACATCAGCTCAAATAGCAGGAGCTCATCAGCCTCCATACCCGTCACTTCTCGGAGTGAGGGTGAGATCTTGCAATCTTCCAACTTGAAAAGCTTCAGCTATCATGAGCTAAGAGCAGCCACAAGAAATTTCCGCCCCGATAGTGTCTTGGGAGAGGGCGGGTTTGGTTCAGTTTTTAAGGGCTGGATTGATGAGCATTCACTTGCTGCTACCAAACCAGGAATAGGCAAGATTGTTGCTGTTAAGAAGCTTAACCAAGATGGGCTCCAGGGTCACAGAGAGTGGTTGGTTAGTATCAATTGAATTCTTCTATGGATGCTTATTGCTTtggctttaaattttaattcattgtaTATTAACAAAATCCTAGGTAACTTTAAGCATTTATGGATACTCTTCCACTCTGCCTGTCTTACTTTGTTTTGGGGATTTTCAGTGGAACTGTATGGACTTGTTGACTATGAAACCGAAGTTTGATCAATGCCCAAAAACTGATTGAATAATAgttgatgtttttcttttcttgttttgtttgactCTCAGGCTGAAATAAACTATCTTGGCCAACTACAGCATCCTAACCTTGTCAAGTTAATAGGATACTGCTTTGAGGATGAACATCGGCTTCTGGTTTATGAATTTATGCCTAAGGGTAGCATGGAAAATCATCTATTCAGAAGTTAGTACCTTCTATTTTGGTTGAATATATAGTTCTTATTCCTTTCTGTTCCCCTTAAAAGAAGTTTTCTTCTCCCTCAGTAGcaatagaataataatttaaagtgTAATCCTCTGAGTTCTAATGATAATTTTGCCTGAAATCATCATAAATACAGGAGGTTCTTACTTTCAGCCATTCTCTTGGAGTTTGCGAATGAAAATAGCACTAGGGGCTGCAAAGGGTCTTGCTTTTCTTCATAGTACAGAACATAAAGTCATATACCGTGACTTTAAAACGTCAAATATCCTACTCGATACAGTATGTACATAATTGCAATCTGAGCATGTCCCTGTTATGGTtgaaaatatgagttatttagtGTTCATTACTGAGCTGCTTCATTGCATGTTGCTTTGCAGAACTATAATGCCAAACTTTCTGATTTTGGGTTGGCCAGAGATGGTCCTACTGGTGATAAAAGCCATGTCTCTACTAGGGTCATGGGAACCCGTGGATATGCGGCACCAGAGTATTTAGCGACAGGTATCAACTGTGGTTTTGTCATATTGTCCTCCTAGCTTAGATTTCATCCTCATGATGTACTGTTTTGGTTGATAGAATATATTATcacataaaataagattttgtgGCTACTTTCTTAGTCTAGTTACTCAAATTTTCTTAATAGGCATTTACACTATTCTATCagaagagttttaagcatcctTTCATTTACACCTGCAAGTACCCTGAAACTTTGTGATTTTGCCGAATGCCAGTTACCATGGTTTCCCCTAGcatcatttttctttggaaaaatttgtCTATTCTTCTATCTTACATTTGATTGTCAGTTACAGAATTTGTTGCTGTATCGTGGTTTGTGAATTTACTAGATTTGAGCAGCTTTTAGTTTTTCATATTAATGGGCAAACAAGATAGTATTGCCTATTACTTTACATCActgaataatttttgtttcGCTAGGTCATCTCACTACCAAGAGTGATGTGTATAGTTTTGGAGTAGTTCTTCTGGAAATGATATCAGGAAGACGAGCTATTGACAAGAACCAGCCAACTGGAGAGCATAACCTTGTTGAATGGGCCAAGCCTTATCTATCTAATAAACGAAGAGTCTTCCGTGTAATGGATCCCCGTCTCGAAGGTCAATATTCACAGAATCGAGCTCAAGCAGCAGCTGCGCTTGCTATGCAATGTTTTTCCGTAGAGCCTAAGTGCAGGCCGAATATGGATGAGGTGGTAAAAGCATTGGAGGAGCTTCAGGAATCAAAGAACATGCAGAGAAAAGGCGCTGATCATAAACAGCATCATGTACGCAATTCCGGCCCCGGCCGTACCAATGGTGGCGATGGTGGTTCAGATGCCCCTAGAAAGGCTTCTGCTTATCCTAGACCTTCTGCTTCTCTCCTCCGCGGTTGAGAGAATTTTGTGATGCGGCAAGTAGTAAAGCATATAACAAAATTCGGAGGTTTAGGTGTGGCTGGCATGAACCATGTTTATGTAAGCAATGTATAGTTTGCTTTAtttccatgttacattttgtgctatatataatttttttttctcgttgTGGTTCTGATTGTTAGACATTCAAGGGTCTAATGTGGGTCCTTAAGGTGTTCATTAATTTTGAACCCTGTAAACAACTGCAACACTACCCATGTGGTTGATTCTctacatttttatcttttgctttataaTATGTAAAAAAGTCTTCTCCATGTTGACTACCTGACTTCCTTCCCCACCACCAAAGCCTGTTGACTCTGCTTTTTCGGTTGTAGttcaaccatttttttaatcctttgaAATTCTTCTTAAGTCAAATTTCCTAGCCGTCGCATTTGTTGCAATTAACATATATCTGGagatttattttgttatatgtttcttgaaaatataaaactaatgaaGGTTCGTTTGGAAGCCCAGTAGCAtgatttcttaattaatgttcAGTATATACTAGTCTATTCAGCTggtatctatttatttattcatttgtgtATGTTCACACACACCAGGGAGAAATGTTTTGAAATGTTGAAATTTTGATCTAGACTTTGACAAACAGATTGCATATCTGCGTGTAGATTCATGTCCATACTTGAGGACTCAATGTTCATTCGTCTCAACAACAGTGCAATGATTTGAAAGATATGCTTCCTCTAGTGCTTCTTTCTTTAGTgtctgaaaaaaaatcatattcctTCATTTACTGCCTCAATTTTTCTgagcatatatttattttagtttcgaGTGCTCTCTTCTTCACCTCCATTAACTCATCACATTACTATAATGTCATTCATTAtgaacaaaacaaacaggtgCAATTTGTGGTCCATAATCAAAAGTCAAAGTGTATATTTTCCATCACAATTTAAATTGAACTGATCAAAACCATATGTATCTTGGTTTCTGTTCTTACAAGGTTATCAAAATCTGGATTTCTTGTCGATTTTCTATGTATTTACATAATTGTCAACATGAAACAATCTTTCTTTATCCATAGGATTTGAATTATATCTCTTGATTCTCAGAACTACTGTCAGATAAAGGTCggattgtttatattttatctcGGTTAGGGATGCTCATGATTTGAGTATTTAAATAACTATAACCATAACTAACAAATAActagattataaataaatataactataaTCAAAACCAATTGTATATAAGTAGtaataatatgatataattagttatttttaaaatatgaatatataattgGTTATAAATAAACtagttatataataaattatatttaaaactaattatgtaattagttatgaatgaataaaaacaatttacggtagaaattctttaaattaatactcggtaaattaataaactttctaaaataataaatttgtgtgGTCCCGACTTGGGCtaatgtaaaaaattgaaaaacttgataaaataataagataataatttttcgtGAGATCCCTTTATAATTTTCTGTcccaagaaaataataaattaataattcataaaaactgaaaaaaatatattacactcTATTGAAATATGATTCAATAGTTATCTTTTTGTGTGCTTGCAGGATTGTCTCTCTTGTACTCACACAACTCCACATAGTTGATTTTGCAACACCTTTTAGATGTGGAGCTCATCTTGTGAGATATGGTTTGAATACTCTAACACATTCATGTAATTTATATATGCCAAACTTGCTTAAGAATATATTGAACACATTTGTTCCTCTTGTTTACTACACTTCAAAAGTCATTATTGATTTTCAATGCATATGAACACAGTAGTTACTAATTTACGTTGAGTCCCAAGGTTCGCTGCAACGTAATTCTAAGAGGCATAGactaatttgtttttttgtttgacaTGTACagtataattacttaaaaactctttaaattaataattattaatttatcgataaattaataactctctaaattaataaatttctccAGTCctgacattattaatttata
Encoded proteins:
- the LOC114396355 gene encoding receptor-like cytoplasmic kinase 176, encoding MGACWSNRIKAVSPSNTGITSRSVSRSGHDISSNSRSSSASIPVTSRSEGEILQSSNLKSFSYHELRAATRNFRPDSVLGEGGFGSVFKGWIDEHSLAATKPGIGKIVAVKKLNQDGLQGHREWLAEINYLGQLQHPNLVKLIGYCFEDEHRLLVYEFMPKGSMENHLFRRGSYFQPFSWSLRMKIALGAAKGLAFLHSTEHKVIYRDFKTSNILLDTNYNAKLSDFGLARDGPTGDKSHVSTRVMGTRGYAAPEYLATGHLTTKSDVYSFGVVLLEMISGRRAIDKNQPTGEHNLVEWAKPYLSNKRRVFRVMDPRLEGQYSQNRAQAAAALAMQCFSVEPKCRPNMDEVVKALEELQESKNMQRKGADHKQHHVRNSGPGRTNGGDGGSDAPRKASAYPRPSASLLRG